One genomic window of Camelina sativa cultivar DH55 chromosome 5, Cs, whole genome shotgun sequence includes the following:
- the LOC104788258 gene encoding SKP1-like protein 13, producing MSKKIMLRSSDGELFEIEEAVASLSQTIAHMIEDDCVGTEIPLANVKGTTLAMVIEYCKKHTGAGADASTGEGKEELKKWDAEFLKTMEQHTLFDVILAANYLNIKDLLDISCQAVADMISGKNPDEIRAILGIHNDFTPEEEEEVRKENEWAFQ from the coding sequence ATGTCGAAGAAGATTATGTTGAGGAGTTCCGATGGTGAGTTGTTTGAGATCGAGGAAGCAGTCGCAAGCCTATCGCAGACGATAGCACATATGATTGAAGACGATTGCGTCGGTACTGAGATCCCTCTCGCAAACGTCAAAGGAACCACCCTCGCTATGGTGATCGAGTATTGCAAGAAGCACACTGGTGCTGGTGCTGATGCTTCAACCGGAGAGGGCAAAGAGGAACTCAAGAAGTGGGACGCTGAGTTCTTGAAGACTATGGAACAACACACTCTCTTTGATGTTATTTTGGCTGCTAATTACCTAAACATTAAAGACCTCCTTGATATTTCTTGCCAAGCTGTTGCTGACATGATCTCTGGTAAAAACCCAGATGAGATTCGCGCAATTTTGGGCATCCATAACGATTTTACaccggaggaagaggaagaagttcgCAAGGAGAATGAGTGGGCTTTTCAATGA